The following proteins come from a genomic window of Lolium rigidum isolate FL_2022 chromosome 5, APGP_CSIRO_Lrig_0.1, whole genome shotgun sequence:
- the LOC124656330 gene encoding probable E3 ubiquitin-protein ligase ATL45: MEAAHATTTTTATAGCPRAEPHSYFGRILPEEHAEAPARFSVHAFLGFLGRRRPAGPRRVPFRWEFTPPVDAAAAAAAAPYRNGGFGAVPASGRAIDALPETTAGEAREKECSVCMEVFGEEGERLRRMPCLHAFHGGCISDWLRVSRLCPLCRYALPSQKDDERILLR; encoded by the coding sequence ATGGAGGCGGCGCACGCGACCACGACAACGACGGCAACGGCGGGCTGTCCAAGAGCGGAACCGCACTCGTACTTCGGCCGGATACTGCCGGAGGAGCACGCGGAAGCGCCGGCACGCTTTTCTGTCCACGCCTTTCTCGGATTTCTTGGGCGGAGGAGGCCCGCGGGTCCTCGTCGGGTGCCGTTCAGGTGGGAGTTCACTCCGCCCGTCGacgctgctgcggcggcggcggcggcgccgtacAGGAACGGCGGCTTCGGCGCTGTCCCGGCGTCGGGCAGGGCCATTGACGCGCTGCCGGAGACTACGGCCGGCGAGGCGAGGGAGAAGGAGTGCTCGGTGTGCATGGAGGTGttcggggaggagggggagaggctGAGGAGGATGCCGTGCTTGCACGCGTTCCACGGAGGCTGCATCTCCGACTGGCTCCGCGTCAGCCGTCTCTGCCCGCTCTGCCGCTACGCGCTGCCCAGCCAAAAAGACGATGAACGCATATTGCTGCGCTAG